One Leishmania infantum JPCM5 genome chromosome 26 genomic window carries:
- a CDS encoding trifunctional enzyme alpha subunit, mitochondrial precursor-like protein: protein MNRAESSANALGEEFVKNMNTALDIVESLVAKGETQFAILASAKSTFCVGADIDQMYTVTDPAVAVQVPTVGHKLFNRIEQEKFPIVAAINGLALGGGFEMSLACHQRLMASTAKVGFPECLLGLLPGGGGTVRTQRLCGLTKTVQWIMTSKQIKPQEAKSAGACDVIIPADDRWNGEHRFYEGVRKWAGQYLSDKPARLSKRKNISLMDRVLESTTFGRRKVADETIKMLNKKTKGKYIAQYKALECIMYSATHSDQQGFDKECRGFAELLCSPEAKNQMSLYFLQEGMKKSADKTGVPKDTVMPVNRVGVIGAGVMGSGIVHYFAKNNIPVAVKDLTEESVKQGITNVRAEFERAVRRKRMVTAELDGKMALVTGGTTNEVFRGADVIVEAAVEVMDIKKKVIQQLEKDGILHSKSLFATNTSSLSLTEMQTVAKCPHNIVGMHFFNPVSKMPLVEVIKGKSTSAEAAAAIFNLALKTGKIPIIVKDGPGFLVNRILGVYMAEAGRLAVDERCHPACVDEAILAFGMPMGPFRLLDEVGLDVACHVGPVLANGLKSDRFSVSATISQMVADGYLGRKNKKGFYAYAAEGKETGLNSAVLQKYLGAELSASISETEIVDRCVLLMVNEATRILDEGIAMSPEDVDTGMVWGTGFPPFRGGLLQYADHRGIANVVAALEQLQRKTKRDYFAPTETLKKMAIEGRRFFPTRPYVPYQERHGYPKVTY, encoded by the coding sequence ATGAACCGCGCCGAGTCGAGCGCCAACGCGTTGGGCGAGGAATTTGTGAAGAACATGAATACAGCACTGGATATTGTGGAGTCTCTCGTTGCGAAGGGTGAAACCCAATTCGCCATCCTGGCGAGCGCCAAGTCGACGTtctgcgtcggcgctgaCATTGACCAGATGTACACCGTGACGGAcccagcggtggcggtgcaggtGCCGACCGTGGGGCACAAGCTCTTCAATCGCATTGAGCAGGAGAAGTTCCCCATAGTCGCTGCTATCAACGGCCTcgccctcggcggcggctttgAGATGTCGCTTGCGTGCCATCAGCGGCTAATGGCCTCTACTGCGAAGGTGGGCTTTCCAGAGTGTCTGCTTGGTCTTCTGccgggcggcggtggcacggtGCGGAcgcagcggctgtgcggGCTTACCAAGACGGTGCAGTGGATCATGACCTCGAAGCAGATCAAGCCTCAGGAAGCCAAGTCGGCCGGCGCGTGTGACGTTATCATCCCCGCCGACGACCGGTGGAATGGCGAGCACCGCTTCTACGAGGGTGTACGCAAGTGGGCTGGGCAGTACCTGTCCGACAAGCCCGCTCGCTTGTCGAAGCGGAAGAACATTTCGCTGATGGATCGGGTGCTCGAGAGCACAACCTTCGGCCGCCGCAAGGTCGCCGACGAGACCATCAAGATGCTGAACAAGAAGACAAAGGGCAAGTACATTGCGCAGTACAAGGCGCTGGAGTGCATCATGTACTCCGCCACACACAGCGACCAGCAGGGCTTTGACAAGGAGTGCCGCGGCTTCGCTGAGCTGCTGTGCAGCCCAGAGGCGAAGAACCAGATGTCCCTGTACTTTCTGCAAGAGGGCATGAAGAAGAGCGCGGACAAGACGGGCGTGCCCAAGGACACGGTGATGCCCGTGAACCGCGTTGGTGTGAttggcgccggcgtcatGGGCTCCGGCATTGTGCACTACTTCGCCAAGAACAACATCCCGGTGGCAGTGAAGGACTTGACAGAGGAGTCCGTGAAGCAGGGCATCACCAACGTCCGTGCCGAGTTTGAGCGGGCCGTGCGTCGCAAGCGCATGGTAACGGCAGAGCTGGACGGGAAGATGGCCCTTGTGACGGGCGGCACCACCAACGAGGTCTTTCGTGGCGCGGACGTTATTGTCGAGGCCGCCGTGGAGGTGATGGACATCAAGAAGAAGGTGATTCAGCAGCTGGAAAAGGATGGCATCCTCCACTCCAAGAGCCTCTTCGCCACGAACACGTCCTCGCTGAGCTTGACGGAGATGCAGACGGTGGCCAAGTGTCCGCACAACATCGTTGGCATGCACTTCTTCAACCCTGTATCGAAGATGCCGCTGGTGGAGGTCATCAAGGGCAAGAGTACTTCGGccgaggccgcggccgccatctTCAACCTCGCCCTCAAGACGGGCAAGATTCCAATCATCGTGAAAGATGGCCCGGGATTTCTGGTGAACCGCATCCTCGGCGTATACATGGCAGAGGCCGGGCGGCTGGCGGTGGATGAGCGGTGCCACCCAGCGTGTGTGGATGAGGCTATTCTGGCCTTTGGCATGCCGATGGGGCCCTTCCGCCTCTTGGATGAGGTTGGCCTCGACGTCGCCTGTCACGTGGGGCCGGTACTGGCCAACGGCCTGAAGAGCGACCGCTTCAGCGTCAGCGCGACCATCTCCCAGATGGTCGCGGACGGCTACCTCGGCCGCAAGAACAAGAAGGGCTTCTACGCCTACGCGGCGGAAGGGAAGGAAACGGGGCTGAACAGCGCAGTCCTGCAAAAGTATCTCGGCGCGGAGCTGagcgcctccatctccgAGACGGAGATAGTGGACCGCTGCGTCTTGCTCATGGTGAACGAAGCAACCCGCATCCTCGACGAGGGGATCGCGATGTCGCCCGAGGATGTTGACACGGGGATGGTGTGGGGCACCGGCTTTCCGCCGTTCCGTGGCGGGTTGCTGCAGTACGCCGACCACCGCGGCATCGCCAACGTTGTTGCGGCGCTGGAGCAACTACAGCGGAAGACGAAGCGAGACTACTTTGCCCCCACTGAGACACTGAAAAAGATGGCCATCGAGGGCAGGCGCTTCTTCCCGACTCGTCCGTACGTGCCGTACCAGGAGCGCCACGGATACCCTAAGGTGACGTACTAG